Proteins from one Halopseudomonas pelagia genomic window:
- a CDS encoding crotonase/enoyl-CoA hydratase family protein produces the protein MNPFLQVERHGAVVMVRMNSPETRNALSEPGQIQEFVDLCAGLRRDQSVRAVVLTGNGKAFCAGGNIKDMQNREGIFAGSPYELRDTYRNGIQQIPLALYELDIPIIAAVNGAAIGAGLDLACMCDIRIASEKAVFAESFVKLGIVPGDGGAWLLPRIIGIPKASLMAFTGDTIGADKALEWGLVEQLCSAEELETEALELAQRIAQNPGHALRLCKRLLREGQHMRLDSLLELSAAYQSLAHHTQDHSEAVNAFVEKRKPNFKDQ, from the coding sequence ATGAACCCCTTTCTCCAGGTTGAACGGCACGGTGCTGTAGTAATGGTCCGCATGAATAGCCCTGAAACCCGCAACGCATTGTCAGAGCCGGGACAAATTCAGGAGTTCGTCGATCTATGTGCTGGCTTGCGTCGAGATCAGAGTGTCAGGGCCGTTGTGCTGACAGGCAACGGCAAAGCCTTCTGTGCAGGTGGCAACATCAAGGACATGCAAAACCGTGAGGGTATTTTTGCTGGTTCGCCTTATGAGCTGCGCGATACCTACCGCAACGGCATTCAGCAGATTCCCCTGGCGCTTTACGAGCTGGACATCCCGATCATTGCCGCAGTGAACGGTGCCGCCATCGGTGCTGGGTTGGATCTGGCGTGTATGTGCGATATCCGTATTGCCAGCGAAAAAGCCGTGTTTGCGGAAAGCTTTGTCAAGCTAGGGATTGTGCCTGGCGACGGTGGTGCTTGGCTTTTGCCGCGTATTATTGGCATCCCGAAGGCTAGTCTAATGGCCTTCACTGGCGACACCATTGGTGCTGATAAAGCCCTCGAATGGGGGCTTGTTGAGCAATTGTGTTCGGCAGAAGAGCTGGAGACCGAAGCGCTTGAGCTGGCTCAGCGTATCGCCCAAAACCCGGGCCACGCCTTGAGACTGTGTAAGCGTCTCCTGCGTGAGGGGCAGCATATGCGGCTTGACTCCCTGCTTGAACTATCGGCGGCCTATCAATCGCTGGCGCATCACACCCAGGACCATAGTGAAGCGGTAAACGCGTTTGTCGAGAAGCGCAAACCGAACTTCAAAGACCAATAA
- a CDS encoding carboxymuconolactone decarboxylase family protein yields MSRITPLPLSSLPESLAIALQRGLDSGMLSSSVPVQVWAHRPALAEAWLAVLELFYSQSLLSERLRELVRLKIASVTTCKACQLARKSDDVNDLDIACLASDSDHFTQQEQAALQFAELFAGDYMTVGDVHFEALARFFSPAQITELNMYCALMLAGGRMTYVQQAYEE; encoded by the coding sequence ATGTCCAGAATTACGCCATTACCCCTATCGTCGCTTCCAGAGTCGCTGGCTATTGCGCTGCAACGTGGCCTGGACTCCGGCATGCTGAGTTCCAGCGTGCCTGTGCAGGTTTGGGCGCATCGTCCTGCGTTGGCCGAGGCCTGGTTAGCCGTGCTTGAGCTGTTTTACAGTCAGAGTCTGTTGAGCGAGCGGCTACGTGAGTTGGTACGCCTGAAAATCGCCAGCGTAACGACCTGCAAAGCCTGTCAGTTAGCCAGAAAATCAGATGATGTAAACGATCTGGATATCGCTTGCCTGGCGTCAGACAGTGATCACTTTACTCAACAAGAACAGGCCGCTTTGCAGTTCGCTGAATTGTTTGCCGGCGATTACATGACGGTAGGTGATGTCCATTTTGAAGCACTGGCAAGGTTTTTCAGCCCAGCGCAGATAACAGAACTCAACATGTATTGTGCCCTGATGCTTGCTGGCGGGCGAATGACCTACGTCCAGCAGGCTTACGAGGAATAA
- a CDS encoding cache domain-containing protein: MTMLLICRNILIVATLFVVANVFGQGIPEDRYAEEADRAKSLLRKAIAHYRAEGESSLAAFSRQGEFVDEELYVYVIGTDGVMLASGGPSSNLIGRDVGSALNDDLNKGFKAALALPESEQIHHADYRWMNWQIGRVERKRVFYQRVDDKIFSVGYYIERSSETEAQVLLDYVIKAVAEQPEQTFERINELDAKFLKDDLYAFVVDRESQRFIAHGYNLRLVGSDFRRVQSADRQPIGQEILDAAAKAGSGRIGYLWPNPVTDKNEPKTTLFQVVGNYIVAVGFYSKAE; this comes from the coding sequence ATGACTATGTTGCTGATTTGTCGAAATATCCTGATTGTAGCCACCCTGTTTGTGGTGGCTAACGTTTTTGGCCAAGGCATACCTGAGGATCGTTACGCTGAAGAAGCTGATAGGGCAAAAAGCCTGCTGCGCAAAGCGATAGCACACTATCGGGCCGAAGGGGAGAGCTCACTTGCTGCCTTCAGTCGGCAGGGTGAGTTCGTCGACGAAGAACTTTACGTCTACGTTATTGGGACTGACGGCGTCATGCTTGCGAGCGGTGGCCCGTCGTCCAATTTAATTGGACGGGATGTTGGCTCCGCGCTGAATGACGACTTGAATAAAGGTTTCAAGGCAGCGCTGGCATTGCCAGAAAGCGAGCAGATTCATCATGCAGATTATCGCTGGATGAACTGGCAGATAGGGCGGGTAGAACGTAAAAGGGTTTTCTACCAAAGAGTGGACGACAAGATTTTTTCAGTCGGTTATTACATTGAGCGCTCAAGCGAGACAGAGGCGCAAGTACTTCTGGACTACGTCATCAAAGCTGTTGCTGAACAGCCCGAGCAGACCTTTGAACGCATAAACGAATTGGATGCCAAGTTTCTCAAAGATGATCTTTACGCCTTTGTGGTTGACCGTGAATCACAGAGGTTTATCGCCCATGGATACAATCTGAGGCTGGTAGGAAGTGATTTTCGTCGAGTCCAGTCGGCGGATCGCCAACCGATTGGGCAGGAGATCTTAGATGCTGCAGCTAAAGCGGGTAGCGGCCGTATCGGCTATCTATGGCCCAATCCGGTCACAGACAAGAACGAACCCAAGACGACACTGTTCCAGGTAGTTGGTAACTACATTGTCGCCGTCGGTTTCTACTCGAAAGCTGAATAA
- a CDS encoding cytochrome P450 produces MTDSSKSNLETVFADVASNYKGSDIDLHATYAEMRKTSPVMEGNFMERLGVPSIAGVDPDRPCFTLFKYDDVMHVMRDAKQFTSGFIAEGLGAFFDGLILTAMDGDQHKNMRNLLQPVFMPDTVNRWKEERIDKVIREEFLQPMAGQKSADLMDFALYFPIRVIYSLIGFPNDQPEKIKQYAAWALAILAGPQVDPAKAAAAKKAAMEAVVALYDAIKIVVAERRAEGGEGDDLISRLIRAEYEGRSLDDHEITTFVRSLLPAAGETTTRTFGTLMTLLLENPSLLERVRNDRSLVNKAIDESIRFEPVATFKVRQTAEATEIRGVAIPKGAMVSCIVSSANRDEEFFENANTFDIDRRQRPSFGFGFGPHMCIGQFVAKTEINCALNAVLDMLPNIRLDPSKPGPQITGAQLRGPHQLHVIWD; encoded by the coding sequence ATGACTGACAGTTCCAAGAGCAACCTGGAAACCGTGTTTGCCGATGTAGCCAGTAACTACAAGGGCAGCGATATTGATTTGCATGCTACGTACGCTGAAATGCGCAAGACCTCGCCGGTTATGGAAGGTAACTTCATGGAGCGCTTGGGCGTTCCGTCCATTGCCGGTGTAGATCCTGACCGCCCTTGTTTCACGCTTTTCAAGTATGACGATGTTATGCACGTGATGCGTGACGCTAAGCAGTTCACCAGCGGCTTTATTGCTGAAGGCCTGGGTGCTTTTTTTGACGGTTTGATCCTGACGGCGATGGACGGCGATCAACACAAGAACATGCGTAACCTGCTACAGCCAGTGTTTATGCCGGATACGGTTAACCGCTGGAAGGAAGAACGTATCGACAAGGTTATACGTGAAGAATTTCTTCAGCCGATGGCTGGGCAAAAAAGTGCAGACCTGATGGACTTTGCTCTGTACTTTCCGATCCGGGTGATCTACTCGCTTATCGGTTTTCCGAATGACCAGCCTGAAAAGATCAAGCAGTATGCTGCGTGGGCGCTGGCCATTCTTGCCGGTCCGCAAGTTGATCCGGCCAAAGCAGCAGCGGCCAAGAAAGCCGCCATGGAAGCGGTTGTGGCGCTTTATGATGCTATCAAGATTGTGGTGGCAGAGCGCCGCGCAGAAGGCGGCGAAGGGGATGATCTTATCAGCCGCTTGATTCGTGCAGAGTACGAGGGGCGCTCGCTGGATGATCATGAGATCACCACTTTTGTGCGTTCTCTGTTGCCTGCAGCAGGCGAAACCACCACGCGTACTTTCGGTACGCTGATGACACTGCTTCTGGAAAATCCTTCTTTGTTGGAGCGGGTACGAAATGACCGCAGCCTGGTCAACAAGGCTATTGACGAGTCTATCCGTTTTGAGCCGGTCGCCACCTTCAAGGTGCGCCAAACGGCAGAGGCAACCGAGATTCGAGGGGTGGCGATTCCCAAAGGCGCGATGGTGTCATGCATTGTCAGCTCGGCCAACAGAGACGAAGAGTTCTTTGAAAACGCCAATACCTTTGACATTGATCGGCGCCAGCGGCCTTCATTCGGTTTTGGCTTTGGCCCGCATATGTGCATAGGGCAATTTGTTGCCAAAACCGAGATCAACTGTGCCCTGAACGCGGTGTTGGACATGTTGCCCAATATCCGTCTCGATCCTTCCAAGCCGGGACCGCAAATTACCGGTGCACAGCTTCGCGGTCCCCATCAGCTGCATGTAATCTGGGACTGA
- a CDS encoding glutathione peroxidase gives MNTPLHSCALKKMDGTDTSLIAYTGKVLLIVNVASRCGLTPQYQALEQLYRERQNNGFAILAFPANDFREQEPGSDEDIAAFCQSKYSVSFPLFSKISVTGADRHPLYSALTAAAPTAVGEGPMRTKLESFGIKTSPAPEVVWNFEKFLLNRQGEVVARFAPDVEVTEPRFLTVLNGLLNTET, from the coding sequence ATGAATACCCCATTGCATAGCTGCGCTTTAAAAAAAATGGATGGTACTGACACTAGTCTGATCGCCTACACCGGCAAGGTGTTGTTGATAGTCAATGTGGCTTCGCGCTGCGGCCTGACGCCGCAGTATCAAGCACTCGAACAGCTGTATAGAGAGCGACAAAACAATGGATTCGCAATCCTGGCCTTTCCGGCCAATGATTTTCGCGAACAGGAGCCTGGCAGCGACGAAGATATTGCGGCGTTCTGCCAAAGCAAATACAGCGTCAGCTTCCCTCTTTTCTCCAAGATCAGTGTCACCGGCGCAGATCGCCATCCGCTGTACTCGGCGCTCACCGCAGCAGCTCCAACGGCAGTGGGTGAGGGGCCCATGCGCACCAAGCTGGAAAGCTTCGGCATTAAAACCAGCCCTGCACCTGAGGTGGTATGGAATTTTGAGAAGTTTTTGCTTAACCGTCAGGGCGAAGTGGTAGCGCGCTTTGCCCCAGATGTGGAGGTCACTGAGCCACGCTTCCTGACGGTTTTGAATGGTTTGTTGAATACTGAAACATAG
- a CDS encoding thiolase family protein has protein sequence MNDIVIVDAVRTPVGRFRGSLAGVRADHMGALILNELLKRTGLTAQQIDDVIFGCVTQIGEQSANIARTALLSAGWPATVPGLTLDRKCGSGEAAVHAAVGAIACGAADIVIAGGAEAMSRVPMGSNRDIHGEAFGWQAMERYELTSQGEAAERMAEKWQISRDELDAYALESHRRAGAAADAGYFASEIAPLPIADLCEKDHDGFTGLFFADETIRRDTSLEKLATLKTSFRPENGRITAGNSSQISDGAAALLVMSADTAKRLGLRARARIKTITTVGADPTLMLTGPIAATQKILQKAGLRTDDIDLFEINEAFASVPIAWMREMGVSAERLNVNGGAIALGHPLGASGARIMTSMLNELERRKGRYALQAICCAGGLGTATLIERLS, from the coding sequence ATGAACGATATCGTCATTGTGGATGCGGTACGCACTCCGGTAGGGCGCTTTCGCGGCAGTTTGGCTGGCGTTCGAGCAGACCACATGGGCGCTTTGATACTGAACGAACTGTTGAAGCGCACGGGCTTAACGGCGCAACAAATCGATGATGTGATTTTTGGCTGTGTCACCCAGATCGGCGAACAATCGGCCAACATAGCGCGCACAGCATTGCTGAGTGCGGGCTGGCCAGCGACTGTTCCAGGTCTTACGCTGGATCGGAAATGCGGATCCGGTGAGGCTGCGGTGCATGCCGCGGTCGGAGCTATTGCTTGTGGGGCGGCTGATATCGTTATCGCTGGCGGCGCTGAGGCGATGAGCAGAGTGCCGATGGGTAGCAACCGTGATATTCACGGTGAAGCATTCGGTTGGCAGGCCATGGAGCGGTACGAGCTGACCTCGCAAGGCGAGGCCGCTGAGCGTATGGCGGAAAAATGGCAGATCAGCCGGGATGAACTGGACGCCTATGCGCTGGAAAGCCACCGGCGAGCCGGGGCGGCTGCAGATGCGGGGTATTTCGCCAGTGAAATCGCGCCTTTGCCCATTGCCGACCTCTGCGAGAAAGATCACGACGGTTTCACCGGCTTGTTTTTCGCAGATGAAACCATCAGGCGCGACACGTCGCTGGAAAAGTTGGCGACCTTGAAAACCAGCTTCCGTCCGGAAAACGGCCGCATTACCGCAGGTAATTCCTCGCAGATATCCGATGGTGCGGCGGCGTTGCTGGTGATGTCGGCAGACACCGCAAAGCGTTTGGGTCTGAGGGCTCGTGCTCGCATCAAGACCATTACCACGGTGGGTGCGGATCCTACGTTGATGCTGACCGGGCCTATTGCAGCTACGCAAAAAATTCTGCAAAAGGCTGGGCTCCGCACGGACGACATCGACTTGTTCGAGATCAATGAGGCGTTTGCTTCAGTGCCGATAGCCTGGATGCGTGAGATGGGTGTGTCTGCTGAGCGATTGAACGTCAACGGGGGGGCTATTGCACTAGGTCACCCGCTAGGTGCCAGCGGCGCGCGTATCATGACCTCCATGTTGAACGAGCTTGAGCGCCGCAAGGGACGCTATGCCCTCCAGGCTATCTGTTGTGCTGGCGGACTGGGCACAGCTACCTTGATTGAGCGGCTTTCCTGA
- a CDS encoding acyl-CoA dehydrogenase family protein, with amino-acid sequence MSISQFKYSVIPEEAEALRADVRCFLKESLENYPAVKKAHSWMGFDAQFSRQLGQKGWLGMALPKQYGGADASPFARYVIIEELLAAGAPVSAHWIADRQSAPLILRFGTPAQKEKYLPPICRGESYFCIGMSEPNSGSDLASIKTNAQRVDAGWLLNGQKVWTTNAQHSHYMIALVRTGSQAESGRHGGMSQFIIDLTLPGITVRPIADLAGGEHFNEVFFDNVRLDADALIGEEGKGWDQVTAELAFERSGPERFLSSIALMHTALALIGPRPDALQARDIGRITARLLTLRNMSLAVTQQLVDGNNPAWAASCVKDLGNVFEQELPETLQLLLEEQAQVNGGSDHAQVLAYLTQMAPSFSLRGGTREILRGIIARGLGLR; translated from the coding sequence ATGAGTATTTCCCAGTTTAAATACAGCGTTATTCCCGAAGAAGCCGAAGCTCTGCGTGCCGATGTACGTTGCTTTCTTAAGGAATCGCTGGAAAATTACCCGGCTGTCAAAAAAGCCCATTCATGGATGGGCTTTGATGCGCAGTTCAGCCGTCAGCTTGGCCAGAAGGGTTGGCTTGGCATGGCGCTGCCGAAACAGTACGGCGGGGCTGATGCCAGCCCTTTTGCCCGTTACGTGATTATCGAGGAACTCTTGGCAGCGGGTGCACCGGTATCGGCGCACTGGATTGCTGATCGTCAGAGTGCACCATTGATACTTCGTTTTGGTACACCAGCACAGAAAGAGAAATACTTGCCGCCTATCTGCCGTGGCGAGAGTTACTTCTGCATTGGCATGTCGGAACCCAATTCGGGGTCTGATCTGGCGTCGATCAAAACCAACGCTCAGCGTGTCGACGCTGGCTGGTTACTGAATGGACAGAAGGTCTGGACTACCAATGCCCAGCATTCGCATTACATGATTGCGCTGGTTCGCACCGGCAGTCAGGCCGAGAGCGGGCGGCATGGTGGTATGTCGCAATTCATCATCGACCTTACGCTGCCCGGCATCACCGTGCGTCCGATAGCTGATCTCGCCGGCGGCGAGCACTTCAATGAGGTCTTTTTCGATAACGTTCGGTTAGATGCCGATGCGCTTATCGGAGAAGAGGGTAAGGGGTGGGATCAGGTCACGGCAGAGCTGGCCTTCGAGCGCAGTGGGCCAGAACGCTTCCTCAGTAGTATTGCGCTTATGCATACGGCACTGGCATTGATTGGGCCGCGACCAGATGCGTTGCAGGCGCGTGATATTGGCCGTATCACCGCCCGCTTGTTGACCTTGCGCAACATGTCGCTGGCGGTCACTCAGCAATTGGTTGATGGAAACAACCCGGCCTGGGCTGCCTCATGTGTCAAGGATCTGGGCAATGTATTCGAACAGGAGCTGCCAGAAACGCTGCAGCTCTTATTGGAAGAGCAGGCACAGGTGAACGGCGGCTCTGATCATGCGCAGGTGCTTGCCTATCTGACCCAGATGGCGCCTTCATTCTCGTTACGCGGGGGTACTCGTGAAATTTTGCGCGGCATTATTGCGCGTGGACTGGGGTTGAGATAA
- a CDS encoding acyl-CoA dehydrogenase family protein gives MRELFESTIERLLSDISTADYIRSAEGGMWSADLWRALEENGFQLAGAPEAIGGAEAGWEDLFVIVRAAGRYAAPVPLVEMLLGNWLLEASGIGARSGVLTIAAQGTLRWEGERLSGDLYHVPWGRHAEWVVTVVGDQVVLLDMACADGVVPGSNIAGEPRDNLLFKAAHCAASAKLPSAMPASVLQIGGAMLRSAQMAGALTALLELTSGYAAERKQFGKPIASFQAIQQQLAVLAEQTAAANVAAETAFSESGDQLASFSIAVAKISTADAASIGAGIGHSVHGAIGFTQEYSLHLLTRRLWAWRSEFGSSTFWSTQLGKYVCAAGEQAFWPMITHSKQHQLPVAEIGSV, from the coding sequence ATGCGAGAACTTTTTGAGTCAACCATTGAGCGGCTGTTGAGCGATATATCGACTGCGGACTATATCCGCTCTGCCGAAGGCGGCATGTGGAGCGCTGATCTCTGGCGCGCATTGGAAGAAAATGGTTTTCAGTTGGCCGGCGCACCTGAAGCGATTGGTGGTGCAGAGGCAGGCTGGGAAGATCTGTTTGTAATCGTCCGTGCGGCAGGGCGCTACGCCGCTCCAGTTCCATTGGTGGAAATGTTGCTGGGTAACTGGCTTCTTGAAGCAAGCGGGATAGGTGCGCGCAGCGGCGTATTGACTATCGCCGCTCAGGGTACCCTGCGTTGGGAAGGGGAACGACTATCCGGGGACCTGTATCACGTGCCGTGGGGACGGCACGCCGAATGGGTAGTAACGGTGGTTGGAGATCAGGTGGTGTTGTTGGATATGGCTTGCGCTGACGGTGTTGTTCCCGGTAGCAACATTGCCGGAGAGCCACGCGACAATCTGCTTTTCAAGGCCGCCCACTGCGCCGCGTCAGCCAAGTTGCCTAGCGCAATGCCGGCCTCTGTATTGCAGATTGGTGGCGCTATGCTGCGCTCTGCCCAGATGGCTGGTGCGCTGACTGCATTGCTGGAACTTACTTCGGGCTATGCGGCAGAGCGCAAGCAATTCGGAAAACCGATTGCCTCGTTTCAGGCCATCCAGCAGCAGCTTGCGGTTCTCGCTGAGCAAACGGCAGCGGCCAATGTTGCTGCGGAAACCGCTTTTTCTGAGTCCGGTGACCAGCTTGCGTCATTCAGTATCGCTGTGGCCAAGATCAGTACGGCCGATGCGGCCAGCATAGGCGCGGGTATTGGGCATTCGGTACACGGTGCGATCGGTTTTACTCAGGAATATTCTCTACACCTGTTGACCCGCAGGCTTTGGGCATGGCGCAGCGAATTCGGTTCGTCTACCTTCTGGAGTACGCAGTTGGGCAAGTATGTCTGTGCAGCGGGTGAACAGGCTTTCTGGCCAATGATCACGCATTCAAAACAACATCAGCTCCCGGTAGCTGAAATAGGATCTGTGTAA
- a CDS encoding acyl-CoA dehydrogenase family protein, whose translation MRRVFREDHNMFREQARRFVEREITPHLHEWEKQGIVPKEVWRKAGEMGLLCSTVPEEYGGAGGDYGHSAVMIEELARANATAVGFTTHSEIVAPYLIAYGSEEQKLKWLPEMVSGNMIGVIAMSEPGIGSDLRSMRTQVRREGDEYVVSGQKTFITNGGNADLVVTATKLDPASKDLTLICIETDRPGFSKGKLLDKIGLKGQDTAELFFDEVRVPVSNRLGEENKGFKYLTHQLAWERLIIGLRAAQSIETLFEETLEYTRERKVFGHSVFDFQNTRFKLAEVKAQATMLRVFVDDCLERVMRDELPADVAAMAKLLGSELQGKMLDELLQLHGGYGFMSEYKIGRAWVDARVARIYGGTSEIMKEIISRNF comes from the coding sequence ATGCGTAGGGTTTTTCGTGAAGATCACAATATGTTCAGGGAGCAGGCCCGGCGTTTCGTCGAACGGGAAATAACACCGCACCTGCATGAGTGGGAAAAGCAGGGCATCGTTCCGAAAGAAGTTTGGCGCAAAGCTGGCGAAATGGGTTTGCTGTGTTCAACCGTTCCCGAAGAGTACGGTGGTGCTGGAGGCGATTACGGCCATTCGGCGGTAATGATTGAAGAACTGGCGCGTGCCAATGCTACCGCGGTTGGCTTCACTACCCACTCTGAAATTGTTGCCCCGTATCTGATTGCCTACGGCTCCGAAGAGCAAAAGCTGAAGTGGCTACCTGAGATGGTCAGCGGCAACATGATCGGTGTGATAGCGATGAGCGAGCCGGGAATAGGCAGTGACTTACGCTCGATGCGCACGCAGGTCCGCCGCGAGGGCGATGAGTATGTGGTCAGTGGGCAGAAAACCTTTATCACCAACGGCGGCAACGCAGATCTGGTGGTGACTGCGACTAAACTTGATCCGGCCAGCAAAGATTTAACGCTCATCTGTATCGAAACGGATCGCCCGGGATTTTCCAAGGGAAAACTGCTGGACAAGATCGGCCTCAAAGGTCAGGACACTGCCGAGCTGTTCTTCGACGAGGTGCGGGTGCCGGTCAGCAATCGGCTGGGAGAGGAGAATAAAGGATTTAAATACCTCACTCATCAGTTGGCCTGGGAACGTCTGATTATCGGCCTGCGAGCCGCACAATCGATCGAAACACTGTTTGAAGAGACCTTGGAATATACCCGTGAGCGCAAGGTATTCGGTCATAGCGTGTTTGATTTTCAGAACACGCGATTCAAGCTGGCCGAGGTCAAGGCCCAGGCCACTATGCTGCGCGTTTTTGTAGATGACTGCCTGGAGCGCGTTATGCGTGATGAGCTGCCCGCAGACGTGGCAGCTATGGCCAAGCTGTTGGGATCGGAGCTGCAGGGTAAAATGCTGGATGAGTTGTTGCAGTTACACGGCGGCTACGGCTTTATGAGTGAATACAAGATCGGTCGTGCCTGGGTGGATGCGCGTGTTGCACGGATCTATGGCGGCACTTCAGAAATCATGAAGGAAATCATCAGCCGCAACTTTTGA
- a CDS encoding amidohydrolase family protein: MNLEDLILVSVDDHAIEPPDAFKHHMPEKFKGREPHVEKRGDRDVWIFEDEATGYMGLNSVVGRPKEEYGMEPLGYDQMRRGTWNVKDRVDDMNANGVLGSLCFPTFPGFAGQRFQAHGNREIALAAIRAYNDWHLYDWCNAAPGRFIPLMLVPYWDMPAAVAEVKRLSAQGVHALSFSDNPARLGFPSIHDDYWDPLWKACADNNVVVCCHIGSGGKAEHASDLSPIDAWITTMPISIANAAADWIWAPMWKKFPTLRMALSEGSIGWVPYLLERADFTHRHHNAWTNADFGGKMPSDIFFKHFITCFIEDNFGLQNLKFMNEDMVTWESDYPHSDCTWPHSPETTWAHLKNLTDTQINKVTHLNAMREFSYDPFPLIGRENCTVGALRAQATHVITEPALGLGGAEVTRKDGKPVTSGDINAMFAQADAKTAI, encoded by the coding sequence ATGAATCTTGAAGATCTCATCCTCGTCAGTGTGGACGATCACGCTATCGAGCCGCCAGATGCCTTCAAACACCACATGCCTGAAAAATTCAAAGGTCGTGAGCCGCACGTAGAAAAGCGTGGTGACCGCGATGTTTGGATTTTTGAAGACGAGGCTACGGGGTACATGGGTCTTAATTCCGTCGTCGGTCGACCCAAGGAAGAGTACGGTATGGAGCCGCTTGGCTATGATCAGATGCGCCGAGGCACCTGGAACGTCAAGGACCGAGTTGATGATATGAATGCCAACGGCGTTTTGGGCTCGCTGTGCTTTCCGACCTTTCCCGGCTTCGCCGGTCAACGCTTTCAAGCGCATGGCAATCGTGAGATCGCCTTAGCGGCCATCCGTGCCTACAACGACTGGCATCTGTATGACTGGTGTAATGCGGCACCCGGGCGGTTCATCCCGCTGATGTTGGTACCCTATTGGGATATGCCGGCCGCCGTGGCTGAGGTCAAGCGTCTTTCGGCCCAGGGTGTTCACGCGCTGTCGTTTTCTGACAACCCTGCGCGCCTGGGCTTCCCATCAATTCATGATGACTATTGGGATCCTTTGTGGAAGGCGTGTGCAGATAACAACGTAGTGGTCTGCTGTCACATCGGCTCCGGTGGTAAAGCCGAGCACGCGTCCGATCTGTCACCGATCGATGCATGGATTACCACCATGCCCATCTCGATTGCCAACGCGGCGGCGGACTGGATATGGGCGCCGATGTGGAAGAAGTTTCCTACGCTACGCATGGCTTTGTCTGAGGGCAGTATCGGCTGGGTTCCTTATCTGCTGGAGCGCGCCGACTTCACTCATCGCCACCATAATGCATGGACCAACGCCGATTTCGGCGGAAAAATGCCGAGCGATATTTTCTTCAAGCACTTCATTACTTGCTTTATTGAAGACAATTTTGGTCTGCAAAATCTCAAGTTCATGAACGAAGACATGGTTACCTGGGAAAGCGATTACCCACATTCCGATTGCACCTGGCCGCATTCACCAGAAACCACCTGGGCGCATTTGAAGAATCTGACTGATACGCAGATCAACAAGGTTACCCACCTGAATGCGATGCGCGAGTTCTCCTATGATCCGTTCCCGCTGATCGGTCGCGAAAATTGCACAGTGGGCGCGCTACGTGCCCAGGCAACGCACGTGATTACCGAGCCAGCATTGGGTCTGGGCGGTGCCGAGGTGACCCGCAAGGACGGCAAGCCTGTTACCTCCGGCGACATCAACGCGATGTTCGCTCAAGCTGACGCAAAAACTGCGATCTGA